In Mugil cephalus isolate CIBA_MC_2020 chromosome 20, CIBA_Mcephalus_1.1, whole genome shotgun sequence, the following are encoded in one genomic region:
- the brd4 gene encoding bromodomain-containing protein 4 isoform X2 yields the protein MDYKMHAKSNDLLDFQKLDALLEKIAHSVSVKRESSEECNGISGALSVESVPGPRLNWCPANTTTPAPAPAPAPAPGPEPTPYPVRMGDGLDTAQMSGSSSSSQGQAQQMGNPPAPEYIDPSRPKRQTNQLQYLLKVVVKSLWKHHFAWPFHAPVDAIKLNLPDYYTIIKTPMDMGTIKKRLENSYYLNAQECIQDFNTMFTNCYIYNKPGDDIVLMAEALEKVFLQKVTEMPQEETEIVVMTGKGRGRGRRDGGLSMKPGAIIDSSSTTPQTRGLSNLSAAPQTRGPVQGPPSLPPQPLMQALPPHVPPTLSSHAPQLGAPYSLGQSDCAPQVPLMTSVPPPAQTSLPPASIQSTAMLQTPITMTKQRKSQKRKADTTTPTANDQLSESSPAESKSGKTLPRRESARPMKLMKKEAPDSQHHIGIGMGLSGPSGGHSPKPQDQLGYCAGLVREMLSKKHTAYAWPFYKPVDVDALGLHDYHEIIKHPMDLSTIKAKLENRQYREPQEFAADVRLMFSNCYKYNPPDHEVVAMARKLQDVFEMRFAKMPDEPESKPLISAPAPTLHHPAPVKPQPPLAHVASSSDSSSDSSSESESSTDDSEEERAQRLAELQEQLKAVHEQLAALSQPQASKPKRKEKEKEKKEKEKKKEKHKKKGGMPSLVDEIQDATPVSQLKKNKTSNNNNREIVPKKKPSKKEVMKSNHPPNLQPVPCQEDDLGATGSSVTGEKCKPMTYEEKRQLSLDINKLPGDKLGRVVHIIQSREPSLKNSNPDEIEIDFETLKPSTLRELERYVSSCLRKKKKVPVEKTVESMATSKKTGSSSESSGSSSDSEIDGTGIIKQLKKKSHSTKEGKKTHPHVQTGPAQTVLQSQPVGIQSSSQLKQQQQQQQQPSPAGFIPPPVAALESSQLLENSFDSLPPFGQPLMHLAHHTGNSSSPAPPHLNAHSAGPVSPETHPFLNQHPVLPSPALHSSMPQQPSRPSHKAAPLHPKPPQQQQAPPQQQPSLQQPQPPPQPPPQPPPQQQQQQQQQQQLQPQSAAPPPPPPPQHQLPSQILHPPQPLHQRPMSPPTLTPQGLLSSQPPQMLLEDDEEPGSTTPMNQVQLYLQQFQQARQPQQSMQSLQAQARQQQQQQQQQQQQQQQQQQQQQQQQQQQPGQTSLLQVVQSQLSSQTTLPPPQLPVQPQPVPSHPALPQQMPLHPARHLQHTQQQPQQQQLNYQQVPGLAGQSQASQHKVTMPGNKAQQIIQQQQEQPSPRLAKADPYGTGHMRDNPSPLMMHSPQLPQYPPVSHQSPPHNMQPKKRAPGSQGGLKEEKLSPSPVMRGEPFNPAMRPDHHKHDIKPCPPGHVQQNVKSMEKSLHVIRSSEPSGPPSSLQDKDKFKQESKVPIAPKKVQDVKLKNMGSWASLAQKSTSTPLSAVKSSSDSFEQFRRAAREKEEREKALKAQAEQAEKDRLRREQDKLRGRDEEDIMEPSRRVHEEPRRRLEQQHIQAPSQQQQQQQQQQQQQQQQQQQVQQEPQPAAIQQPPQPPTPPQPTTQNPLDQQRELARRREQERRRREAMAATIDMNFQSDLMAIFEENLF from the exons ATGGATTACAAGATGCATGCCAAGTCAAATGATTTGCTGGATTTTCAAAAACTGGATGCCCTTCTGGAAAAGATTGCACATTCAGTCTCTGTGAAGAG AGAGTCCAGTGAGGAGTGCAATGGGATCAGCGGTGCTCTGTCAGTGGAGTCTGTGCCGGGGCCAAGACTAAACTGGTGTCCTGCCAACACCACTACCCCTGCccctgctccagctccagctcccgCTCCGGGGCCCGAGCCCACGCCCTACCCTGTCAGAATGGGGGACGGCCTGGACACAGCGCAGATGtcgggcagcagcagcagcagccaggggCAGGCCCAGCAAATGGGCAATCCCCCAGCCCCAGAATATATCGACCCCAGCAGGCCAAAGCGCCAGACCAATCAGCTGCAGTACCTGCTCAAGGTGGTGGTGAAGTCCTTGTGGAAGCACCACTTTGCCTGGCCTTTCCATGCACCAGTGGACGCAATCAAACTTAACCTGCCT GACTACTACACAATAATCAAAACTCCTATGGACATGGGAACAATCAAGAAAAGGCTTGAGAACAGTTACTACTTGAATGCCCAAGAATGTATCCAAGACTTCAACACAATGTTTACCAACTGCTACATATACAACAAG CCTGGGGATGACATAGTCTTAATGGCTGAGGCTCTAGAGAAGGTTTTCCTCCAAAAGGTTACAGAAATGCCTCAGGAAGAAACCGAGATTGTTGTCATGACAGGGAAGGGACGTGGCCGGGGCCGAAGAGATGGAG GTCTAAGCATGAAACCAGGGGCCATCATTGATTCTTCATCCACAACCCCACAAACGCGTGGTCTGTCAAACCTCTCAGCAGCACCACAGACTCGAGGACCAGTGCAGGGCCCGCCTTCACTACCTCCGCAGCCTTTGATGCAGGCCCTGCCGCCCCACGTGCCCCCAACATTATCCAGCCATGCGCCCCAGCTTGGAGCTCCCTACTCCCTGGGCCAATCAGACTGCGCTCCTCAAGTTCCTCTCATGACTTCTGTGCCTCCCCCCGCTCAGACCTCTCTTCCCCCTGCATCCATCCAGAGCACTGCAATGCTGCAGACCCCTATAACCATGACCAAA CAAAGAAAGAGCCAAAAAAGGAAAGCAGACACTACAACGCCCACAGCAAATGACCAACTGAGTGAATCTTCGCCAGCAGAGTCCAAGTCTGGGAAGACACTACCCAGGCGAGAGAGCGCCAGGCCTATGAAACTGATGAAGAAGGAAGCTCCAGACTCTCAGCATCACATAGGCATTGGGATGGGACTGAGCGGACCAAGTGGCGGCCATAGCCCAAAACCACAAGATCAGCTTGGATACTGCGCTGGTCTGGTCAGGGAGATGCTGTCCAAGAAACACACCGCATATGCCTGGCCATTCTACAAACCCGTTGATGTGGACGCACTGGGACTACATGATTATCACGAAATCATCAAACATCCAATGgacctcagcaccatcaag GCAAAGCTGGAGAACAGGCAATACCGGGAACCCCAGGAGTTTGCTGCTGACGTACGATTAATGTTTTCCAACTGCTACAAATATAATCCGCCAGACCACGAGGTGGTAGCTATGGCCCGCAAACTACAG gATGTCTTTGAGATGCGCTTTGCTAAGATGCCAGATGAACCTGAGAGCAAGCCTCTGATTTCTGCCCCAGCTCCTACTCTTCACCATCCTGCCCCTGTTAAACCTCAGCCCCCTTTGGCCCACGTCGCCTCGTCTTCAGACAGCTCCAGTGACTCGtcctctgagtctgagtcttCCACTGATGACTCTGAAGAGGAAAGAGCTCAGAGGTTGGCAGAGCTCCAGGAACAG TTGAAAGCTGTCCATGAGCAGCTGGCTGCCCTGTCCCAACCACAAGCCAGCAaaccaaagagaaaagagaaggagaaggagaagaaggagaaggagaagaaaaaggagaagcataagaagaaaggagggatgCCTAGCCTTGTAGATGAGATCCAGGATGCTACACCTGTTTCACAGCTGAAGAAGAATAAGACcagtaacaataacaacagagaGATTGTTCCCAAGAAGAAACCCAG TAAAAAGGAGGTGATGAAAAGTAATCATccccccaacctgcagccggtACCCTGCCAGGAAGACGACCTGGGAGCCACTGGGTCATCAGTTACAGGGGAAAAGTGCAAACCTATGACATACGAGGAGAAGAGGCAGCTGAGCTTGGACATCAACAAGCTTCCTGGGGACAAGCTTGGCCGCGTAGTGCATATTATCCAGTCCAGAGAGCCTTCGCTCAAAAACTCGAACCCTGATGAGATTGAAATTGACTTTGAGACGCTGAAGCCTTCCACTTTGCGGGAGCTGGAGAGATACGTGTCTTCCTGCCTCCGCAAGAAGAAAAAGGTTCCAG ttGAGAAGACTGTAGAGTCCATGGCTACCTCCAAAAAGACTGGATCTTCTTCAGAGAGCAGCGGCTCCAGCTCCGATAGTGAGATTGATGGAACAG GAATaataaaacagctgaaaaaGAAGAGCCACTCTACGAAGGAGGGGAAGAAGACGCATCCTCATGTTCAGACCGGCCCTGCTCAGACTGTGCTTCAGTCTCAGCCTGTGGGCATTCAGTCCAGCAGtcagctgaagcagcagcagcagcagcagcagcagccctctCCTGCAGGGTTCATACCTCCCCCTGTTGCTGCTCTGGAGTCTTCCCAGTTACTGGAGAATAGCTTTGATTCCCTGCCGCCTTTCGGGCAGCCCCTTATGCACCTGGCCCACCACACAGGcaactcctcctctcctgcaccACCTCACCTCAATGCTCATTCTGCTGGGCCAGTGTCCCCTGAGACACACCCCTTCCTCAACCAGCATCCCGTCCTCCCCTCTCCAG CCTTACACAGTTCCATGCCTCAGCAGCCTTCTCGTCCCAGTCACAAGGCAGCTCCTCTTCATCCCAAACCCCCCCAGCAGCAACAAGCACCACCTCAGCAGCAACCGTCACTGCAGCAGCCGCAGCCGCCGCCGCAGCCACCACCACAGCCGccaccgcagcagcagcagcagcagcagcagcagcagcagctccagccccagtcagcagcaccaccaccaccaccaccaccacagcaccAGCTTCCCTCTCAGATACTCCACCCTCCTCAGCCCCTGCACCAGCGGCCGATGTCCCCTCCAACGCTCACACCCCAAGGCTTGCTGTCCTCTCAGCCTCCGCAGATGCTGTTGGAGGATGATGAAGAGCCAGGGTCTACAACGCCTATGAACCAAGTACAGTTATACCTACAGCAGTTCCAGCAAGCCCGGCAGCCCCAACAGTCCATGCAGTCGCTCCAGGCACAGGCTcgtcaacaacagcagcagcagcagcagcagcaacagcaacaacaacaacaacagcagcagcagcagcagcagcaacagcaacagccagggcagacttctctcctgcAGGTTGTCCAGTCACAACTCTCCTCTCAGACCACACTGCCTCCTCCCCAGCTCCCCGTGCAGCCCCAGCCAGTCCCATCCCATCCAGCTCTGCCCCAACAGATGCCCCTGCACCCGGCCCGCCACCTGCAGCACACCCAACAgcaaccacagcagcagcaactgaaCTACCAGCAGGTCCCCGGACTTGCCGGTCAGTCTCAAGCATCACAACATAAAGTAACCATGCCTGGCAACAAAGCACAGCAGATCATTCAGCAGCAACAAGAGCAACCCTCCCCTCGTCTCGCGAAGGCTGACCCTTACGGCACAG GTCACATGAGGGACAACCCCTCTCCTCTCATGATGCATTCCCCACAGCTTCCCCAGTatccacctgtgtctcatcagtCTCCTCCTCACAACATGCAACCCAAAAAG AGGGCCCCTGGGAGCCAAGGTGGGTTAAAGGAGGAGAAGCTTTCTCCATCCCCAGTGATGAGAGGAGAACCATTTAATCCTGCGATGAGACCAGACCATCACAAACATGACATCAAGCCCTGCCCACCAGGCCACGTCCAACAGA ATGTGAAGTCCATGGAGAAATCTCTACACGTCATCCGCTCCTCTGAGCCCAGTGGGCCGCCCTCCTCTCTTCAAGACAAGGATAAGTTCAAACAGGAGTCAAAGGTCCCCATTGCACCCAAAAAGGTACAG GACGTGAAGCTGAAGAATATGGGCTCATGGGCCAGCCTGGCACAGAAGTCCACATCAACGCCATTATCAGCAGTGAAGTCATCCAGTGACAGTTTTGAGCAATTCCGCCGTGCTGCccgagagaaagaggagagggagaaggccCTGAAGGCCCAAGCTGAGCAGGCGGAAAAAGACCGGCTACGCAGAGAGCAGGACAAGCTGCG TGGTCGAGATGAAGAGGACATCATGGAGCCGAGCAGGAGGGTGCACGAGGAGCCACGCAGGCGTCTTGAGCAGCAGCACATACAAGCCCCttcacaacagcaacaacagcaacaacaacaacagcagcagcagcagcagcagcagcagcaggtgcagCAGGAGCCCCAGCCGGCTGCAATCCAGCAGCCTCCTCAACCCCCCACACCACCTCAGCCTACCACACAAAACCCCCTAGACCAACAGAGGGAACTAGCACGCCGTcgagagcaggagaggaggcggCGGGAAGCG aTGGCAGCGACTATTGACATGAATTTCCAAAGTGACTTAATGGCCATCTTTGAGGAGAACCTGTTTTGA
- the brd4 gene encoding bromodomain-containing protein 4 isoform X4: MGDGLDTAQMSGSSSSSQGQAQQMGNPPAPEYIDPSRPKRQTNQLQYLLKVVVKSLWKHHFAWPFHAPVDAIKLNLPDYYTIIKTPMDMGTIKKRLENSYYLNAQECIQDFNTMFTNCYIYNKPGDDIVLMAEALEKVFLQKVTEMPQEETEIVVMTGKGRGRGRRDGGLSMKPGAIIDSSSTTPQTRGLSNLSAAPQTRGPVQGPPSLPPQPLMQALPPHVPPTLSSHAPQLGAPYSLGQSDCAPQVPLMTSVPPPAQTSLPPASIQSTAMLQTPITMTKQRKSQKRKADTTTPTANDQLSESSPAESKSGKTLPRRESARPMKLMKKEAPDSQHHIGIGMGLSGPSGGHSPKPQDQLGYCAGLVREMLSKKHTAYAWPFYKPVDVDALGLHDYHEIIKHPMDLSTIKAKLENRQYREPQEFAADVRLMFSNCYKYNPPDHEVVAMARKLQDVFEMRFAKMPDEPESKPLISAPAPTLHHPAPVKPQPPLAHVASSSDSSSDSSSESESSTDDSEEERAQRLAELQEQLKAVHEQLAALSQPQASKPKRKEKEKEKKEKEKKKEKHKKKGGMPSLVDEIQDATPVSQLKKNKTSNNNNREIVPKKKPSKKEVMKSNHPPNLQPVPCQEDDLGATGSSVTGEKCKPMTYEEKRQLSLDINKLPGDKLGRVVHIIQSREPSLKNSNPDEIEIDFETLKPSTLRELERYVSSCLRKKKKVPVEKTVESMATSKKTGSSSESSGSSSDSEIDGTGIIKQLKKKSHSTKEGKKTHPHVQTGPAQTVLQSQPVGIQSSSQLKQQQQQQQQPSPAGFIPPPVAALESSQLLENSFDSLPPFGQPLMHLAHHTGNSSSPAPPHLNAHSAGPVSPETHPFLNQHPVLPSPALHSSMPQQPSRPSHKAAPLHPKPPQQQQAPPQQQPSLQQPQPPPQPPPQPPPQQQQQQQQQQQLQPQSAAPPPPPPPQHQLPSQILHPPQPLHQRPMSPPTLTPQGLLSSQPPQMLLEDDEEPGSTTPMNQVQLYLQQFQQARQPQQSMQSLQAQARQQQQQQQQQQQQQQQQQQQQQQQQQQQPGQTSLLQVVQSQLSSQTTLPPPQLPVQPQPVPSHPALPQQMPLHPARHLQHTQQQPQQQQLNYQQVPGLAGQSQASQHKVTMPGNKAQQIIQQQQEQPSPRLAKADPYGTGHMRDNPSPLMMHSPQLPQYPPVSHQSPPHNMQPKKQRAPGSQGGLKEEKLSPSPVMRGEPFNPAMRPDHHKHDIKPCPPGHVQQNVKSMEKSLHVIRSSEPSGPPSSLQDKDKFKQESKVPIAPKKVQDVKLKNMGSWASLAQKSTSTPLSAVKSSSDSFEQFRRAAREKEEREKALKAQAEQAEKDRLRREQDKLRGRDEEDIMEPSRRVHEEPRRRLEQQHIQAPSQQQQQQQQQQQQQQQQQQQVQQEPQPAAIQQPPQPPTPPQPTTQNPLDQQRELARRREQERRRREAMAATIDMNFQSDLMAIFEENLF; encoded by the exons ATGGGGGACGGCCTGGACACAGCGCAGATGtcgggcagcagcagcagcagccaggggCAGGCCCAGCAAATGGGCAATCCCCCAGCCCCAGAATATATCGACCCCAGCAGGCCAAAGCGCCAGACCAATCAGCTGCAGTACCTGCTCAAGGTGGTGGTGAAGTCCTTGTGGAAGCACCACTTTGCCTGGCCTTTCCATGCACCAGTGGACGCAATCAAACTTAACCTGCCT GACTACTACACAATAATCAAAACTCCTATGGACATGGGAACAATCAAGAAAAGGCTTGAGAACAGTTACTACTTGAATGCCCAAGAATGTATCCAAGACTTCAACACAATGTTTACCAACTGCTACATATACAACAAG CCTGGGGATGACATAGTCTTAATGGCTGAGGCTCTAGAGAAGGTTTTCCTCCAAAAGGTTACAGAAATGCCTCAGGAAGAAACCGAGATTGTTGTCATGACAGGGAAGGGACGTGGCCGGGGCCGAAGAGATGGAG GTCTAAGCATGAAACCAGGGGCCATCATTGATTCTTCATCCACAACCCCACAAACGCGTGGTCTGTCAAACCTCTCAGCAGCACCACAGACTCGAGGACCAGTGCAGGGCCCGCCTTCACTACCTCCGCAGCCTTTGATGCAGGCCCTGCCGCCCCACGTGCCCCCAACATTATCCAGCCATGCGCCCCAGCTTGGAGCTCCCTACTCCCTGGGCCAATCAGACTGCGCTCCTCAAGTTCCTCTCATGACTTCTGTGCCTCCCCCCGCTCAGACCTCTCTTCCCCCTGCATCCATCCAGAGCACTGCAATGCTGCAGACCCCTATAACCATGACCAAA CAAAGAAAGAGCCAAAAAAGGAAAGCAGACACTACAACGCCCACAGCAAATGACCAACTGAGTGAATCTTCGCCAGCAGAGTCCAAGTCTGGGAAGACACTACCCAGGCGAGAGAGCGCCAGGCCTATGAAACTGATGAAGAAGGAAGCTCCAGACTCTCAGCATCACATAGGCATTGGGATGGGACTGAGCGGACCAAGTGGCGGCCATAGCCCAAAACCACAAGATCAGCTTGGATACTGCGCTGGTCTGGTCAGGGAGATGCTGTCCAAGAAACACACCGCATATGCCTGGCCATTCTACAAACCCGTTGATGTGGACGCACTGGGACTACATGATTATCACGAAATCATCAAACATCCAATGgacctcagcaccatcaag GCAAAGCTGGAGAACAGGCAATACCGGGAACCCCAGGAGTTTGCTGCTGACGTACGATTAATGTTTTCCAACTGCTACAAATATAATCCGCCAGACCACGAGGTGGTAGCTATGGCCCGCAAACTACAG gATGTCTTTGAGATGCGCTTTGCTAAGATGCCAGATGAACCTGAGAGCAAGCCTCTGATTTCTGCCCCAGCTCCTACTCTTCACCATCCTGCCCCTGTTAAACCTCAGCCCCCTTTGGCCCACGTCGCCTCGTCTTCAGACAGCTCCAGTGACTCGtcctctgagtctgagtcttCCACTGATGACTCTGAAGAGGAAAGAGCTCAGAGGTTGGCAGAGCTCCAGGAACAG TTGAAAGCTGTCCATGAGCAGCTGGCTGCCCTGTCCCAACCACAAGCCAGCAaaccaaagagaaaagagaaggagaaggagaagaaggagaaggagaagaaaaaggagaagcataagaagaaaggagggatgCCTAGCCTTGTAGATGAGATCCAGGATGCTACACCTGTTTCACAGCTGAAGAAGAATAAGACcagtaacaataacaacagagaGATTGTTCCCAAGAAGAAACCCAG TAAAAAGGAGGTGATGAAAAGTAATCATccccccaacctgcagccggtACCCTGCCAGGAAGACGACCTGGGAGCCACTGGGTCATCAGTTACAGGGGAAAAGTGCAAACCTATGACATACGAGGAGAAGAGGCAGCTGAGCTTGGACATCAACAAGCTTCCTGGGGACAAGCTTGGCCGCGTAGTGCATATTATCCAGTCCAGAGAGCCTTCGCTCAAAAACTCGAACCCTGATGAGATTGAAATTGACTTTGAGACGCTGAAGCCTTCCACTTTGCGGGAGCTGGAGAGATACGTGTCTTCCTGCCTCCGCAAGAAGAAAAAGGTTCCAG ttGAGAAGACTGTAGAGTCCATGGCTACCTCCAAAAAGACTGGATCTTCTTCAGAGAGCAGCGGCTCCAGCTCCGATAGTGAGATTGATGGAACAG GAATaataaaacagctgaaaaaGAAGAGCCACTCTACGAAGGAGGGGAAGAAGACGCATCCTCATGTTCAGACCGGCCCTGCTCAGACTGTGCTTCAGTCTCAGCCTGTGGGCATTCAGTCCAGCAGtcagctgaagcagcagcagcagcagcagcagcagccctctCCTGCAGGGTTCATACCTCCCCCTGTTGCTGCTCTGGAGTCTTCCCAGTTACTGGAGAATAGCTTTGATTCCCTGCCGCCTTTCGGGCAGCCCCTTATGCACCTGGCCCACCACACAGGcaactcctcctctcctgcaccACCTCACCTCAATGCTCATTCTGCTGGGCCAGTGTCCCCTGAGACACACCCCTTCCTCAACCAGCATCCCGTCCTCCCCTCTCCAG CCTTACACAGTTCCATGCCTCAGCAGCCTTCTCGTCCCAGTCACAAGGCAGCTCCTCTTCATCCCAAACCCCCCCAGCAGCAACAAGCACCACCTCAGCAGCAACCGTCACTGCAGCAGCCGCAGCCGCCGCCGCAGCCACCACCACAGCCGccaccgcagcagcagcagcagcagcagcagcagcagcagctccagccccagtcagcagcaccaccaccaccaccaccaccacagcaccAGCTTCCCTCTCAGATACTCCACCCTCCTCAGCCCCTGCACCAGCGGCCGATGTCCCCTCCAACGCTCACACCCCAAGGCTTGCTGTCCTCTCAGCCTCCGCAGATGCTGTTGGAGGATGATGAAGAGCCAGGGTCTACAACGCCTATGAACCAAGTACAGTTATACCTACAGCAGTTCCAGCAAGCCCGGCAGCCCCAACAGTCCATGCAGTCGCTCCAGGCACAGGCTcgtcaacaacagcagcagcagcagcagcagcaacagcaacaacaacaacaacagcagcagcagcagcagcagcaacagcaacagccagggcagacttctctcctgcAGGTTGTCCAGTCACAACTCTCCTCTCAGACCACACTGCCTCCTCCCCAGCTCCCCGTGCAGCCCCAGCCAGTCCCATCCCATCCAGCTCTGCCCCAACAGATGCCCCTGCACCCGGCCCGCCACCTGCAGCACACCCAACAgcaaccacagcagcagcaactgaaCTACCAGCAGGTCCCCGGACTTGCCGGTCAGTCTCAAGCATCACAACATAAAGTAACCATGCCTGGCAACAAAGCACAGCAGATCATTCAGCAGCAACAAGAGCAACCCTCCCCTCGTCTCGCGAAGGCTGACCCTTACGGCACAG GTCACATGAGGGACAACCCCTCTCCTCTCATGATGCATTCCCCACAGCTTCCCCAGTatccacctgtgtctcatcagtCTCCTCCTCACAACATGCAACCCAAAAAG CAGAGGGCCCCTGGGAGCCAAGGTGGGTTAAAGGAGGAGAAGCTTTCTCCATCCCCAGTGATGAGAGGAGAACCATTTAATCCTGCGATGAGACCAGACCATCACAAACATGACATCAAGCCCTGCCCACCAGGCCACGTCCAACAGA ATGTGAAGTCCATGGAGAAATCTCTACACGTCATCCGCTCCTCTGAGCCCAGTGGGCCGCCCTCCTCTCTTCAAGACAAGGATAAGTTCAAACAGGAGTCAAAGGTCCCCATTGCACCCAAAAAGGTACAG GACGTGAAGCTGAAGAATATGGGCTCATGGGCCAGCCTGGCACAGAAGTCCACATCAACGCCATTATCAGCAGTGAAGTCATCCAGTGACAGTTTTGAGCAATTCCGCCGTGCTGCccgagagaaagaggagagggagaaggccCTGAAGGCCCAAGCTGAGCAGGCGGAAAAAGACCGGCTACGCAGAGAGCAGGACAAGCTGCG TGGTCGAGATGAAGAGGACATCATGGAGCCGAGCAGGAGGGTGCACGAGGAGCCACGCAGGCGTCTTGAGCAGCAGCACATACAAGCCCCttcacaacagcaacaacagcaacaacaacaacagcagcagcagcagcagcagcagcagcaggtgcagCAGGAGCCCCAGCCGGCTGCAATCCAGCAGCCTCCTCAACCCCCCACACCACCTCAGCCTACCACACAAAACCCCCTAGACCAACAGAGGGAACTAGCACGCCGTcgagagcaggagaggaggcggCGGGAAGCG aTGGCAGCGACTATTGACATGAATTTCCAAAGTGACTTAATGGCCATCTTTGAGGAGAACCTGTTTTGA